From one Anaerococcus prevotii DSM 20548 genomic stretch:
- a CDS encoding ribose-phosphate diphosphokinase, with translation MTSNCNRGSYIQRGELKLLTGNSNRKLAESVAKHLGVELTEADIEKFKDGEISIKINESIRGKDVFIMQPTSNPTNDNLMELLIMIDACRRASAGYVNAIIPYYGYARQDRKTRGREPITAKLVANLLTVAGADRVITMDLHAGQIQGYFDIPVDHFSAIRHLSTHFKDFAYDRPDEFVVVSPDLGGVRRAREFADYLKLPIAIIEKRRPKPNVSEVMSVIGDFKGKHAIIVDDMIDTAVTITNAGDFLINSGAKDVYLVATHGVFSGDAIDKINKSNVKEVVITDTIALDENKKIDKITQMSIAPLLSEAIHRINTYESISGLFVDGR, from the coding sequence ATGACATCAAACTGTAATAGAGGCTCATATATTCAAAGAGGGGAATTGAAGCTTTTAACAGGAAACTCTAATAGGAAACTTGCTGAAAGTGTTGCTAAACATCTAGGAGTTGAACTAACTGAAGCAGATATTGAGAAATTTAAAGATGGAGAAATATCTATCAAAATAAATGAATCAATAAGAGGTAAGGATGTGTTTATAATGCAACCAACATCTAATCCAACCAATGATAATTTGATGGAATTACTTATTATGATTGATGCTTGTAGAAGAGCATCAGCAGGATACGTAAATGCGATAATTCCTTATTACGGATATGCTAGACAGGATAGAAAGACTAGAGGTCGTGAGCCAATTACTGCGAAGCTTGTAGCAAATCTTCTTACAGTAGCAGGTGCTGATAGGGTTATCACAATGGATCTTCACGCTGGACAAATCCAAGGATATTTTGATATACCTGTCGACCATTTTTCTGCTATAAGACATCTTTCAACTCATTTTAAGGATTTTGCTTATGATAGACCAGATGAATTTGTAGTAGTAAGCCCTGACTTAGGTGGAGTTAGAAGAGCAAGAGAGTTTGCAGACTATCTAAAGCTTCCTATAGCTATAATTGAAAAAAGAAGACCAAAACCAAATGTTTCTGAAGTTATGTCTGTGATTGGAGACTTTAAGGGTAAACATGCAATAATTGTTGATGATATGATTGACACTGCAGTGACAATTACTAACGCAGGTGACTTTTTAATTAACAGTGGTGCTAAAGATGTATATCTTGTTGCGACTCATGGTGTCTTTAGTGGAGATGCAATTGATAAAATAAATAAATCAAATGTGAAAGAAGTAGTAATAACTGATACCATAGCCCTAGACGAAAATAAGAAAATCGACAAGATAACTCAAATGTCTATAGCTCCTTTATTATCTGAAGCAATTCACAGAATTAATACTTATGAATCAATAAGTGGACTATTCGTGGATGGTAGATAA
- the rpiB gene encoding ribose 5-phosphate isomerase B, whose translation MKYVIGNDHGGLDLEEVVKDELEKLGHEVYHVGAYDSESVDYSDYAKKACTEVIEGRADFAILICGTGLGMSISANKIQGIRAACVSEAYSARMSRAHNNANTLCMGARVIGSETCRMIVDEFVNTKFEGGRHQRRVDKIMDIEKSNKA comes from the coding sequence ATGAAATATGTAATAGGAAATGACCATGGAGGTCTTGATTTAGAAGAAGTAGTAAAGGATGAATTAGAAAAGCTTGGGCATGAGGTTTATCATGTAGGAGCTTATGATAGTGAGTCTGTAGATTATAGCGATTATGCAAAAAAGGCTTGTACCGAGGTGATTGAAGGAAGAGCTGATTTTGCTATCTTAATTTGTGGTACTGGACTTGGTATGAGTATCTCAGCAAATAAGATTCAGGGTATTAGGGCAGCGTGCGTTTCTGAAGCTTACTCAGCAAGGATGAGTAGGGCTCATAATAATGCTAATACCCTATGTATGGGAGCTCGCGTCATAGGCTCTGAAACATGTAGAATGATTGTAGATGAATTTGTCAATACTAAATTTGAAGGCGGAAGACATCAACGAAGAGTAGATAAAATTATGGATATAGAAAAATCCAATAAAGCTTAG
- a CDS encoding SurA N-terminal domain-containing protein, with the protein MKQTIKNLKTKTSKILLTAFLLFATLTSCNSKDRTTSNIIASVDGKTISSDLYSKELRFYQAYYSKVYGESYLENKSKNGKTNDQILRDELVDSMIKDQVMKKDLESNNIKLDDNGSNSLKNNLSDKLNGEDSLKANILALGFNENSINDILYNDSIRKAHFDLYLKKNKVQDKDVVDFYNKDKNLHRLYKYNVLVFDDENVAKNIKDKITDAKSFKSFLNKNARNYSIINSDFVYINDQLLLESKVKEKDEISNIFEHKGKYCILMINSYNENENDLLLKAKDIYIKNSYYDYLNRLIKESKIKVFV; encoded by the coding sequence ATGAAGCAAACAATAAAGAATCTGAAGACGAAAACAAGTAAGATTTTACTAACAGCGTTTTTGTTATTTGCCACACTTACTTCATGTAATAGTAAGGATAGAACTACTAGCAACATCATAGCAAGTGTTGATGGAAAGACCATTTCGAGTGATTTATATTCAAAAGAATTAAGATTTTATCAGGCCTATTATAGCAAGGTCTACGGTGAATCTTACTTAGAAAATAAGAGCAAAAACGGGAAGACTAATGATCAAATACTAAGAGATGAACTTGTTGACTCTATGATTAAAGATCAAGTTATGAAAAAAGATTTAGAGTCTAATAATATTAAATTAGATGATAATGGATCAAATAGTTTAAAGAATAATCTTTCAGATAAACTAAATGGTGAGGATTCACTTAAGGCAAATATCCTCGCCTTAGGGTTTAATGAAAACTCTATTAATGATATCTTATATAATGATTCTATAAGGAAGGCTCATTTTGATCTCTACCTTAAGAAGAACAAGGTTCAAGATAAAGATGTAGTTGATTTTTATAACAAAGATAAGAATCTTCATAGGCTATACAAGTATAACGTCTTGGTATTCGATGATGAGAATGTCGCTAAAAATATCAAAGATAAAATTACAGATGCAAAAAGTTTTAAATCATTCCTTAATAAAAACGCAAGGAACTACTCAATTATAAATTCCGATTTCGTTTATATAAACGATCAACTACTATTGGAATCTAAGGTTAAGGAAAAAGATGAGATAAGCAATATATTTGAGCATAAAGGAAAGTATTGTATACTTATGATAAATTCATATAATGAAAATGAAAATGATCTATTACTCAAAGCAAAGGATATTTATATAAAAAATTCCTACTACGACTACCTCAACAGGCTTATAAAAGAAAGTAAGATTAAGGTTTTTGTGTAG
- the glmU gene encoding bifunctional UDP-N-acetylglucosamine diphosphorylase/glucosamine-1-phosphate N-acetyltransferase GlmU, translating into MLKVIIMAAGEGTRMKSSTSKVLHKLLNKEIIRYVYEASKLENSETIIISGKNKEAISEMFDSCKIIEQKIGPEFPYGTGYAVSLCSDYIEDNDEVLVLNGDIPLITKKALQDFVNRHIGNKASVSVLSTKINDPTGYGRIIRDENGNFLQITEHRDLKDDQLDINEINTGIYIFNGSSLKNALKEINTDNDQNELYLTDCIEILNNKNEKSMAFINEEADLFYGINNKKELAEAGRILRQRINDGYMLDGVIIETPETVTIEPGVKIGQDTVISGNVKILGMTEIGSNCIIEGSSRIEDSKIYDNVRIDNSVIEKSIMEESSNIGPFSHLRPKAHLGKNVHIGNFVEVKNASMGDGCKAGHMAYIGDCDLGKEINIGCGVIFVNYDGKFKHRSVVGDGAFIGSNSNIVAPVNIASEGYVAAGSTITKDIDKGELSIERAEQKNIAGYVDKKKKRDQEKLKERK; encoded by the coding sequence ATGTTGAAAGTAATAATAATGGCAGCAGGTGAAGGAACTAGGATGAAATCATCTACCAGCAAGGTCCTTCACAAGTTACTTAATAAAGAAATAATTAGATATGTTTATGAAGCAAGTAAGTTAGAAAATTCTGAAACTATTATTATATCAGGAAAGAATAAAGAAGCAATAAGTGAAATGTTCGATTCTTGTAAGATAATAGAGCAGAAAATCGGTCCAGAATTCCCTTATGGAACAGGATATGCTGTAAGCTTATGTAGCGACTATATAGAGGATAATGATGAGGTGCTTGTATTAAATGGTGACATACCACTTATAACTAAGAAAGCACTTCAAGATTTCGTAAATAGACATATAGGAAATAAGGCAAGTGTATCTGTCTTATCTACTAAAATAAATGATCCAACTGGATATGGAAGAATAATAAGGGATGAAAACGGAAATTTCTTACAAATCACGGAGCACAGGGATCTTAAAGATGATCAATTAGACATTAACGAAATAAATACAGGTATTTATATCTTTAATGGATCCTCTCTTAAAAATGCCCTAAAAGAAATAAATACAGATAATGACCAAAACGAATTATACTTAACCGATTGCATTGAAATTCTTAATAACAAAAATGAAAAATCAATGGCATTTATTAATGAAGAAGCTGACTTATTCTATGGAATAAATAATAAAAAGGAGCTTGCAGAAGCTGGTAGAATTCTTAGACAAAGAATAAACGATGGATATATGCTTGATGGAGTAATAATTGAAACGCCAGAAACAGTTACAATTGAACCTGGAGTAAAAATTGGTCAAGATACTGTGATATCAGGAAATGTTAAAATCCTAGGTATGACAGAGATCGGATCTAATTGTATTATTGAGGGCTCTTCTAGAATTGAAGATTCGAAAATTTACGATAATGTGAGAATAGACAATTCTGTAATAGAAAAATCTATCATGGAAGAATCTAGTAATATTGGACCTTTTTCACATCTTAGACCAAAGGCACATTTGGGTAAAAATGTTCACATTGGTAATTTTGTAGAGGTTAAAAATGCCAGTATGGGTGATGGTTGTAAGGCTGGTCATATGGCATATATAGGAGATTGTGATCTAGGTAAAGAAATTAATATTGGCTGTGGCGTGATTTTTGTTAATTATGATGGTAAATTTAAACATAGGTCTGTAGTTGGAGATGGTGCTTTTATAGGGTCAAATTCTAATATAGTTGCACCAGTAAACATTGCTTCTGAAGGATATGTAGCAGCAGGATCTACTATTACTAAAGATATTGATAAGGGAGAGTTATCAATAGAGAGAGCAGAGCAAAAAAATATTGCAGGCTACGTAGATAAAAAGAAAAAAAGAGATCAAGAAAAATTAAAGGAGAGAAAATGA
- the deoD gene encoding purine-nucleoside phosphorylase encodes MSIPTPHISATSADQIAKTVLMPGDPLRAKYIADNFLTDVTQFNETRGMLGYTGYYKGKRVSVMGSGMGIPSSMIYYNELFQFYDVDTIIRVGTAGSMQKDVKLHDIVIASAACSESSINDNLFGNIHFSSTPDFDLLLQAYEKSNELGYTTHCGQVHSSDQFYNDMPKEVFENLQKYGVLCVEMESYGLFMAARKHGKRGLGIFTISDSMVENVADSAENRQTSYTNMMELALEVAPE; translated from the coding sequence TTGAGTATACCTACACCACACATATCAGCAACAAGTGCTGATCAAATTGCAAAGACAGTTTTGATGCCAGGAGATCCTCTTAGAGCAAAATATATTGCGGATAATTTCTTAACGGATGTTACTCAGTTTAATGAAACTCGAGGAATGCTTGGATATACAGGTTACTATAAGGGAAAAAGAGTTTCTGTTATGGGAAGTGGAATGGGAATTCCATCATCAATGATTTATTACAACGAATTATTTCAATTCTATGACGTAGATACTATTATTAGAGTAGGAACAGCAGGATCTATGCAAAAAGATGTGAAACTACACGATATTGTAATTGCATCAGCAGCATGTTCTGAATCATCTATTAATGATAATTTATTTGGAAATATACATTTTTCATCAACACCAGATTTCGACTTATTATTACAAGCCTATGAAAAATCAAATGAATTAGGCTATACTACCCACTGCGGACAAGTCCATTCATCAGATCAATTTTACAATGATATGCCAAAAGAAGTTTTTGAGAATCTTCAAAAATATGGCGTTTTATGTGTAGAAATGGAATCATATGGTCTATTTATGGCCGCTAGGAAACATGGCAAGAGAGGCCTTGGAATATTTACAATTAGTGATTCTATGGTTGAAAACGTAGCTGATAGTGCTGAAAATAGACAAACATCGTACACAAATATGATGGAACTTGCTCTTGAAGTTGCACCGGAATAA
- the mfd gene encoding transcription-repair coupling factor, which yields MNKLLENINSLEQVKQIENNIDDYSPIYLSGLTDGFKPHLVLALFEKFKESLVIIAENEKRAEIYLDSINGIIENKAYLFPSLDINFYNIKSIDNRKLSQRMEVLTKLAKGENFIVITTLKAMTNKLTTLDRFNKSFVKIKDEDIIDVNNFIENLINLNYTANSLVENKGDFAKRGSIIDFWPVSYDNPVRIELFDDEVDSIRLFDKDSQRTIEKISEAEISPVTELIYSKDDYDKVIKNINREIMSLDNDSKEINRQKLIDKYKQITAFIEESMFVSNIDLVNPYRKDDYSSFLDYIPKSGLIFFDDVARVIEDYDNFYENFFEDLSLQMENNEVFKSFEHARILIDDIYEQIDKFRIINLTSILKKSKLFNPRKIIEIKTIESENFNRRVDYFIDRTIELANSDKKVLILEGNEKTAFQLIDAYLEKDFTQVSKVGIGESFEKIPIQIANATSSSGYYIYDLDFYVFTHKEIYGSERKARKKKSKNKTSSRDIINYSDLDIGDYVVHENNGIGIYKGLEKIEVNNIEKDFIVIEYRGTDKLFVPVDQMNLISKYIGSRGESPKLSSLGTQTWQKAKARAKKAVDEIADDLVELYAKRSKIKGHAFSKDTTWQNEFENSFPYEETYSQIRSIEEIKNDMESDKPMDRLLCGDVGFGKTEVAIRAAFKAIMDGYQVAFLVPTTILANQHYETIKRRFDKFPVNVQVISRFNPGSKNKLIIKDLKAGKVDLIIGTHRLLSKDVGYKNLGLLIIDEEQRFGVKHKEKLKELKSSLDVLTLSATPIPRTLQMSLSGIRDLSTLDEAPEERMPVNTYVLEYDNGIIKQAIERELNRNGQVYFVYNRVNDIEKLYNHLIELVPDANIAIIHGRISPKQIEKTMLEFIDGEIDILLSTTIIETGMDISNVNTIIIYDSDMMGLGQLYQLKGRIGRGNRSSYAYFTYRTGKILSEISEKRLKSIRDFSDFGSGYKIAMKDLELRGAGNLLGESQSGHVEAIGYDLYVKFLQEAVEKASGKEVEIKDKSDVYIDIKVDGYIPNFYIEDQAQKIEIYNRIARIQNQEDYDELVADLIDVYGDIPIMVDNLMYISLIKSMADELLFSEIREKSGNVNIYFENKDAFSFEELAEINQSFERDMSLDLSTNPAFKIPVSRNKLLDTYELLKTIEKVRSKNEK from the coding sequence ATGAATAAATTATTAGAAAATATCAACTCTTTAGAGCAAGTTAAGCAAATAGAAAATAATATAGATGATTATTCACCTATATATTTATCAGGACTAACTGACGGTTTCAAGCCTCACTTAGTCCTTGCTTTGTTTGAAAAGTTTAAAGAAAGCCTAGTAATAATTGCAGAAAATGAAAAAAGGGCTGAGATTTATCTCGATAGTATAAACGGAATTATAGAAAATAAGGCATATTTGTTCCCTAGTTTGGATATTAATTTTTATAATATTAAGTCAATAGATAATAGAAAGCTTTCTCAAAGGATGGAAGTTCTAACGAAGCTTGCTAAAGGAGAAAACTTTATAGTCATAACTACACTAAAGGCTATGACAAATAAACTGACCACTTTAGATAGATTTAACAAGTCTTTTGTTAAAATAAAAGATGAAGATATTATTGATGTTAATAACTTCATAGAAAATCTTATAAATCTTAACTATACAGCTAATTCTCTTGTAGAGAATAAGGGAGACTTCGCTAAGAGAGGTTCTATTATAGATTTCTGGCCCGTTTCATACGACAATCCAGTTAGAATTGAACTATTTGATGACGAGGTAGACTCCATCAGATTATTTGATAAGGACAGTCAAAGAACAATAGAAAAGATTTCTGAGGCTGAAATTAGCCCTGTTACTGAACTTATATATTCAAAAGACGATTATGATAAGGTGATAAAAAATATTAACAGGGAAATAATGTCTTTAGATAATGATTCAAAGGAAATAAATCGACAGAAGCTCATAGATAAATATAAACAAATTACAGCTTTTATTGAAGAGAGTATGTTTGTTAGTAATATTGACCTTGTAAATCCCTATAGAAAGGATGACTATTCTAGTTTCTTAGATTATATCCCAAAGAGTGGTCTGATATTTTTTGATGATGTTGCTAGAGTTATAGAAGACTATGATAACTTTTACGAAAATTTCTTCGAAGACTTGAGTCTACAAATGGAGAATAATGAGGTTTTCAAATCTTTTGAGCATGCAAGAATACTGATTGATGATATTTATGAACAAATAGATAAGTTTAGAATAATAAACCTAACATCTATTCTAAAAAAATCAAAGCTCTTTAATCCTAGAAAAATTATAGAGATAAAAACAATAGAATCAGAAAATTTCAATCGACGAGTAGATTATTTCATAGATAGGACAATAGAACTTGCTAATAGCGACAAAAAGGTATTAATACTTGAAGGTAATGAAAAAACTGCTTTTCAGCTGATAGATGCGTATTTAGAAAAAGATTTTACGCAAGTTTCAAAAGTTGGCATAGGTGAAAGTTTCGAGAAAATCCCTATACAAATCGCAAATGCTACAAGTAGTAGCGGATATTATATTTATGATCTAGACTTTTATGTTTTTACCCATAAGGAAATTTATGGTAGTGAAAGAAAGGCTCGAAAGAAAAAATCAAAGAACAAGACCTCGTCTAGAGATATTATCAATTATTCCGACCTTGATATTGGAGATTATGTAGTTCATGAAAATAACGGTATCGGTATATATAAGGGTCTTGAAAAAATTGAAGTAAATAATATTGAAAAAGACTTTATAGTCATCGAATATCGAGGAACAGATAAACTCTTCGTACCAGTAGATCAGATGAATCTAATAAGTAAATATATAGGAAGTAGAGGGGAAAGCCCAAAACTTTCGTCTTTGGGGACTCAAACCTGGCAAAAGGCTAAAGCAAGAGCCAAAAAGGCTGTTGATGAAATAGCAGATGATTTGGTTGAATTGTATGCTAAAAGATCTAAAATTAAGGGGCATGCTTTCTCAAAAGATACTACTTGGCAAAATGAGTTTGAAAATTCTTTCCCTTATGAGGAAACCTATTCTCAAATAAGATCCATAGAAGAGATAAAAAATGATATGGAATCTGATAAACCAATGGATAGACTCCTTTGTGGTGATGTGGGATTCGGTAAGACAGAAGTTGCTATAAGAGCAGCCTTTAAGGCAATTATGGATGGATATCAAGTAGCATTTCTAGTTCCAACAACAATTCTTGCGAATCAGCACTATGAGACCATAAAAAGACGCTTTGATAAGTTTCCTGTCAATGTTCAAGTGATTTCAAGATTTAATCCTGGTTCAAAAAATAAACTAATAATTAAGGATCTGAAAGCAGGAAAGGTTGATTTAATTATTGGAACTCACAGATTACTATCAAAAGATGTAGGATATAAAAATCTTGGCCTATTGATTATAGATGAAGAGCAAAGATTTGGTGTTAAGCATAAAGAGAAATTAAAAGAATTAAAATCATCCCTTGATGTCTTGACCTTGTCAGCAACTCCGATACCAAGAACCCTTCAGATGTCCTTATCAGGAATCCGCGATCTATCTACTTTAGATGAAGCTCCTGAAGAAAGAATGCCTGTAAATACCTATGTACTTGAATATGATAATGGTATTATTAAACAAGCTATAGAAAGAGAGCTAAATAGAAATGGTCAAGTCTATTTTGTCTATAACAGAGTTAATGATATAGAAAAACTCTACAATCATCTAATAGAACTTGTTCCTGATGCAAATATAGCGATAATTCACGGGAGAATCAGTCCGAAGCAGATTGAAAAAACAATGCTTGAATTCATAGATGGTGAGATAGATATTCTCCTATCGACAACTATCATTGAAACCGGGATGGATATATCAAATGTAAATACCATAATAATCTATGACTCTGATATGATGGGACTTGGACAACTATATCAGCTTAAAGGAAGAATCGGGCGAGGAAATAGATCCTCCTACGCATATTTTACTTATAGGACTGGAAAAATATTATCAGAGATTAGTGAAAAAAGATTAAAATCTATAAGAGACTTTTCAGATTTTGGTTCAGGCTATAAAATAGCTATGAAAGACCTAGAATTAAGAGGAGCAGGAAATCTTTTGGGAGAAAGCCAATCAGGACATGTCGAAGCAATAGGATATGATCTCTATGTTAAATTCCTTCAAGAAGCAGTAGAAAAAGCTAGTGGTAAGGAAGTAGAAATCAAAGATAAATCTGATGTATATATCGATATAAAGGTCGATGGATATATTCCTAACTTTTATATTGAAGACCAAGCACAAAAGATTGAGATTTATAATAGAATTGCAAGAATTCAAAATCAAGAAGACTATGATGAATTAGTCGCTGATTTAATAGATGTATATGGCGATATACCTATAATGGTAGATAATTTAATGTACATTTCATTGATAAAATCTATGGCGGATGAATTATTATTTAGTGAAATTAGAGAAAAAAGCGGTAATGTAAACATATATTTCGAAAATAAGGATGCATTTAGTTTTGAGGAATTGGCAGAGATTAATCAATCATTTGAAAGAGATATGTCTCTTGATTTATCGACTAATCCAGCGTTTAAAATTCCAGTATCTAGAAACAAACTCTTAGATACCTATGAACTATTAAAAACAATCGAAAAAGTAAGGAGTAAAAATGAAAAATAA
- a CDS encoding peptidylprolyl isomerase codes for MKNKIIPVMLMASLLFAGCNQNKDAGEGANNKTEQTEEVKDKKTEKLDDKTVAIVDGEKISKDDYKDELSFYASMLASQQQLKNSIVTMMVQDKLIANDIKKNDIKIDDKEVDDALMQSVQNFGGQEQFDKTLDDYNMSLDKFKETLKKDLMYKKHREWFDSNNEVTEDEIKKYFEDNKDEFVKVDASHILVQDEETAKEVKEKIDNGEDFAKLAEEYSTDTASAKNGGAVGAFSKGQMVKEFEDAAFSMKEGEVSDPVKSQFGYHIIKVNKITDSFEDSKEEITKKIKDQKYADYIKKLHDDANVVTENASEKDASDDVKGSETEVKTEKEEDTTDKEEKVEDSKDEANNKESEDENK; via the coding sequence ATGAAAAATAAAATTATACCAGTGATGTTAATGGCTTCTTTGTTATTTGCAGGATGTAATCAAAATAAAGATGCAGGAGAAGGTGCGAACAATAAAACAGAACAAACAGAGGAAGTAAAAGATAAGAAAACAGAAAAACTCGATGATAAAACTGTAGCTATAGTCGATGGAGAAAAGATTAGTAAGGATGATTATAAGGACGAGCTAAGCTTCTATGCATCAATGCTGGCTAGCCAACAACAACTCAAAAACTCTATCGTAACTATGATGGTACAAGATAAATTAATTGCAAATGACATCAAGAAAAATGATATTAAAATAGATGATAAAGAAGTAGATGATGCTTTGATGCAATCTGTACAAAATTTTGGTGGTCAAGAACAATTCGATAAGACACTAGATGATTACAATATGAGTTTAGATAAATTCAAAGAAACTCTCAAAAAGGACCTAATGTATAAAAAACATAGGGAATGGTTCGACTCTAACAATGAAGTTACAGAAGATGAAATCAAAAAATATTTCGAAGATAACAAAGATGAATTTGTAAAGGTTGACGCATCTCACATCTTAGTTCAAGATGAAGAAACTGCTAAAGAAGTAAAAGAAAAAATTGATAACGGAGAAGATTTTGCTAAGCTTGCAGAGGAATACTCAACTGACACTGCTAGTGCTAAAAACGGTGGAGCTGTAGGTGCCTTCTCCAAAGGTCAAATGGTTAAGGAATTTGAAGATGCTGCTTTTTCTATGAAAGAAGGGGAAGTTTCTGATCCAGTTAAGTCACAATTCGGATATCATATAATTAAGGTTAACAAAATAACAGATTCTTTCGAAGATTCTAAAGAAGAAATCACTAAGAAAATCAAAGATCAAAAATATGCAGATTACATTAAGAAATTGCATGATGATGCAAATGTAGTTACTGAAAATGCAAGTGAAAAAGACGCTAGTGATGATGTAAAAGGATCAGAAACTGAAGTAAAGACAGAAAAAGAAGAAGATACTACTGATAAAGAGGAAAAAGTAGAAGATTCTAAAGATGAAGCAAACAATAAAGAATCTGAAGACGAAAACAAGTAA
- the pth gene encoding aminoacyl-tRNA hydrolase — protein MYYIVGLGNPGLKYENTRHNVGFLTIDYLARKHNIDVRKSKFKSLYGQGTISGHKVMLVKPQTYMNNSGEAVRDLKNFYKFDTDKLIVIYDDIDIDFGSIRIRKKGSAGTHNGMKSIIYQIQDDSFPRIKIAVGKKPEYMDLANFVLSGFSEKEAEIIRNEIDIASKSIETIIEENIDKSMNLYNSVRLVEDIDE, from the coding sequence ATGTATTATATCGTAGGATTAGGTAATCCTGGATTAAAATACGAAAATACAAGACATAATGTTGGGTTTTTGACAATTGATTATCTTGCAAGGAAACATAATATAGATGTCAGAAAATCTAAATTCAAATCACTCTATGGTCAGGGAACAATTTCTGGCCATAAAGTCATGCTCGTAAAACCACAAACATACATGAATAATTCAGGAGAAGCAGTAAGGGACTTAAAGAATTTCTACAAATTTGATACTGACAAATTAATCGTAATTTACGACGATATAGATATAGATTTTGGAAGTATAAGGATAAGAAAAAAAGGATCAGCTGGGACTCATAACGGAATGAAATCCATTATTTATCAAATTCAAGATGACTCTTTCCCAAGGATAAAGATAGCAGTAGGAAAGAAACCAGAATATATGGATTTGGCAAACTTTGTCCTAAGTGGATTTAGCGAAAAAGAAGCAGAAATAATACGAAATGAAATTGATATAGCGAGCAAGTCTATCGAAACTATAATAGAAGAAAATATTGATAAGTCAATGAATCTGTACAATTCTGTTAGATTAGTGGAAGATATTGATGAATAA